The window GAATCCAATAATGAAACATTAACACAGCCTAACACATTTACATATGcaaatttcaactttattttggtCATTTATTTTGCTCCAAAGACACATCATCCTCTTTTAATTCAGTTATCTTCACCAGAGCCAATAACACAatagaacaaagaaacatcaatACAACAACATTCagtttttcctgacatttttttctaaCTTGTATCTCCTGTTTTTCAAACTACAGTAATTTAACCAAAATTTTACTCCAGTGGCTGCTGAGGTTCCAGTGCCAAGTTTGTCACCTGTTCTTCACCTGTTACTTGTCACTACTGATGTAAACAAGAAATCTGATTGGTGGGAAAATAAGGAGGTGGCAAGTGTGGGGCCAATCAGCATTTGTTCGTAGGTGAAAATAGAGCACTTCAAGCCTGACTGTTGCCTGGAGACACAGATTGCAGGCAATTAGGAAACCAGATTACAGTGGGGAGAAAATAGGTGATATTGTCAATGAAGCACGAATTTGcgcatgtgtgtgggtgtgagtgcGAGGATGTGTGACTGTGCATGTGTTGATCACAGCAGGGTGAGCCTGTTGGATCCTGTATTCGCTGTGGACCCGTTGAATTGGTCCATTCTGCTGTTTAAAATCCGGTGTGTTCAGATTTATCTAACAATACCATCCAGCTTCCAAAATAAATATGACCATGTGACCATATGGATGAATTTTGATAAGTTAAAACACATCCAAATCAATCATAAGACCGGGTAAATGATGCCCTGGGACTAGAACCAACAACCAGATACGACACAAAACAGCAGGAATCCCTTTTTAAGAAGTTGGTTGCACAGTTTCCACTCTTGACAGTGTGACTGGTAtcttctcttccactctgggGGGCTTAGAGACCACATCCCCAGGAATCTTCCGCCTTGACCCAAACTCTCCCTTCCCCTCTCCTTCCCCCGTGAAGTGGAACAATGTCTCTTTTAAGTTGGACTTGGGGAAAATCCAAACAACAACTCCCATCACCACAAGGGCTGAGCCAAGACAAGACAGTGCAATGCCAGCCCCGGTGCTCATGTGCAGCCCCCTGTTGAAGCTTATGGCCTCGGTGTCCACGAAGAAAAGGTCTCCCTCTCCAAATGACTCTATTTTATGAGGGGTGGAATAACCAATCGAAAGGCTGACAATACCTGCAGTTAGCATTAGGAGACCCAAGCCCAAGGACACctggaggaagacagagatAGAAACCTGAATTGGTAATTTATGTCGTCCTGGTTGTGGTAATCTTTCCTCAGCACTCTTAAGAAAggtcattttgttgtttgtaaTGCAAAAATTCCAAATTGCCAAATGGGCAGGGGGCTATATGCAATCCCTCACCTTTACAAATATCACCCCACCGCTGCATGCAGTTCATCATGCAGAGACACCAATTGGAAATGCGCTGTGTGCACAATACATATATGAGAAGATTTTTACAAGGGGGGGTTCTACCAATCAGTAGAAGACACCGTGAGTCATGGAGGTGGCGTGTCTCTGCCTCCCCCAGAACACATATCTTTAAGATTAGAAATTGGGGAAAGATGGAAATCATAATCAAATTAATCTATGACACAAAACAATCTATTTTTTAAAGTCAGCGTTTAAGTTCTGTTAAAATAGAGGAAACTTAATGCTTTTACAAATGTAGTCAGACCACAAAGGGACTTAATCAGGTACAGTGATTGATGCAGTTACCAACAAAGGGATGAATAATGAATCCAGTTCAAGTCAGTCATACAATAGGAACATCACTGTAATTACATTGCAAATcgctcaaaaaataaaataaaggccaGTTATTGTTCACCAATAATGATTTACGACTACGAGGACCATCCAACAACAGAAAATTACTCACAAGATAAATCTGTGTCTACTTACCGCATTCTTATTGTTTTATGTCCCATTCATGTTAACTAAACAATCTATACATATATACCACATGTGCTATAAGAAGTTTTACCCCTGAGGTCCAGTTataacacattttaatcagAAGTAGGTGTTACCAGTGGCTCAAACTGCTGAGCTTTGGTCAACATGAATTTGATCTGCTGTAACTGGCGAGGAAATGTTTCAATTTGCAGCTCTGGGggtaaaatgatttgtgtttttgcagtaaattcaacagcccccccccccaccaccaccaccacccatgTGGGAAGAATGTAAGAAATACAGCATAATGAAATATTGAATATGATTTCCATTCTTGCTGTTCCCCTGCCAACAGCGAGGGTCTCTCTCCCGCTTCTCTTGTAGTTGGTGTGGCATTTAAAGTACTATCATTATATGAGTGGGAGTTTCTATGGTTACTATGATGCTCTTCTTTCAAAACTATTCAAATAGTTCATAGAAATTAAATTGTTTGTTCGAGCTTACTCTAAATCTTTCTCTCTAGGTGTTTAGATTATCATATTTGAAGTATATGAACGAGTGATAAAATGCAGTTAtctttataaatattattatactGCTAATTATTAGATTTTCCTGATATTGTAAACAAAATGCAGTGTCATACATAACACCCTTTTGTCCGCAGGGTTTCTCATGGGACATAAGAAGTGAGAGATTTATTCTCTACATCAGTGAAATTCATTTACACAGAATTTAAGTGTGGAAGCTAATTGAATGAAATAAACCGCATTCCTTCCAACCACATCACTCCagtgcactgaaaaaaaaaatcataactATACATAATTATTACAACAGTGTCTGTTGTTCACTTAAAAACCCCCAATTATGATTATGTGCCTATTTTAATGTCCTAGATCCTCATGTCTTGTTataataatgtcattttaattttttaaaataaattacgaAACATCTGTGAAGTGCATCTCATAAATGCTTCTAGGACTACTCCTGCTTTTGGTGTAAAAGGACATTAGAAGCCACAAACTCAGACACAGACTGAAGACTTCTTTACCTTCCACACAGCTGAACTCCACCACAGTATTGTCCTCTGACTCTGAGGTGACCCCCGGTCCTCTGGGTCTCTCTCCCACATGGAGGATGAACACTCCTCGTAGAAGTGGTGCAGATAGGAGCGGACCCCAAACTGGAGACAGCTTGAACCTGCCTGGAAGGATGAGGAACTCGATAACATCCGGAGTTTAATCAATATTTGATCAAATCTGTTAGTTTTGTAGAGGTTGCATATCAGATTACCGATCACCAAATGTAGTCTAAGTACCAGTGACTTACAGACTGAGGATCTAGACCAGTTTGAATGAGTTAAGAGATGCAAGGTACAATCATGTGCTCATTACGTTTTGTGTAAGTAATAATATTTTACTAACTCTCAAGAAGAGAGTCAGTAAAATTAATGATCTTCAGTGTTGTGAAAATATCTATAAATTCTCTGACAactacatgaataaaaatataaaagataatttttcattttcagtgatTGCTTCTGTTTGGGTCTACGTGAAACAAAAAGTTAACAATTATTACTATGTTCGCCCAAAGTCACAGGTGCTtccaaaaaacaaatctgtagTTCTGTTGACTAACGGTAACCAACCTACAATATCAGTAATGGAAAGAAAATTTTCACaaaatctaaaaacaaaaaatcaagtTATCTTTACAGTTGGTTGAATGAagattgtgtgttttgtcatcCAGTCTGCCTTTTGCTTTAGTCAGATATGTCCCTCTTTACACACATTTTAAGATAACTTCACCCGAACAATTTTACAAAACAGACGATCTCTTTACATGTGCATGGTTGTGGAAAGAAATATacaaatcacattaaaatgatgtTCACCTAGATGAAAGTCAATGTTTCAGGGAGCCCTGTCTGACTGCATTGGAGGGCTAAAGCTAATACGCACAACACTGGTGCTCATTAGTGTTAGgataatattttgaaataatctAACTATCAAAACTGTCGGAGACAGCCTTTAGGTTCCGTTTTTTCACAGCTAGGCCAATAATCATTACATTATTAGTTTTTACATTATCCTTACATTTACTTTATCCTATTATTACATTATCCTATTGGTGACAGTACATCACGATTAAGATGAAGACCTGGACATGTAAGAGAAAGCTGTATTAATATAGGTCAGGCGCAAGGTTTGTGGACTAGAACAAGGAAATACCTTGTTTGTCCCAGTCACAATCATAAAAATGGTCATAGTTATTCTTTCAGcagattattttattacttattgacCTTGATATTGTGAGCTGTAATGAAAGGAAGTCCTTTGTTGAGCTGTCTAATTTTATTGTGCATAACATTATTTAAGATGcgataaaactaaataaattttaatcatCACCTGGGGCAAATAACACTCACCTCACTCCCAGAGGATTCTCCTCCTGAGGAACTGGTGCAGGCCTCAGAGCACAGCGCCATCCCACCAAACACACCTTGTTCACCTGCAGTAACAAACACCCTTTTAACTATAGATTATGTAATAGATATTCGGATAGACTGAACAGATGTAAATTGATATCCGTACACATTAGCTCCTGGGTTGTTGTGCCACAAACACTTTTATACTGCTGAATATGAATTTACCTCAATAAAAAGCTCCCTCCCATCAAAGTCTGCTTATAAATCTCAGCCTGTGTTGTCAGGTTGCTCCAGTTATTGTTTCCACATGTGAACGATTGACGGCTACCGTGGCCCTGAGGTGGCTGTTACCACCCACGGGTGAGTCACACATATGCAAGTGTGCACACTCTATTCTTCCTCGTACTCATATGCGCACATGCCACTCTGATATTATTCTCCCGAGGTGGTGTGATTGATTTCTTTTATTCTGTGCCTTCAAGCTTTTTCTCTTAAAGCAGCCACACACGCCTGATCTCAGCCTGTGCTGAAAAGTAAGTTTAACCTGCCGTTGAATCAAAGCCTGATGACAGCATCCTAATCAGTTGGGATGTGCACTGAAAAGAATAAGGTGATACGATCACAATACAGGGTTGTTATTGTAATCAATGTGACACACTGTTTATTAGCCTGTGCTCATTCTGTCTATGCTAAAGATATTAAGAATAGCTCTAAATGTCTCATTTGATGTTGTTATATTATAAGTAGCCACCAAGAGGTTTGAACATGATATAAATATCTGCAGATAGAAATCTCTGAGAACTGATACAAGtcacaaaagaaaatgtaattttttaatgtccttGCAGCTCTGGTAATATAAGATCATTGAAAGTCCAAATTTTTTACCTTAGAGAGAGTGCTTCCCAAACTCAAATTAGGGTAGTGCAATGTTTAAAAAACCCTTTTCTGGTTGATACAAAGGGCTGCTACACATAGACTATTAAATAATGTTAGTAAAATTAAAGTACTTCTTCAAACTTgattcattcaaataaaaataaatattattgtgACATATTACACATGTCTATCTTCTATGTACCAcaccaaacacaacaaaaacataattaCGTAGGGTTTTCACACCACGTGGATTTCCTGACttttcaaatattcaaaattcaaaaaaaaaaaaaaagcttgtacAGTGCTGCTCAATTTGTCCCAACTTTCTTCTATCCTCACGGGCGGTTTCAACCCAGGTTGGGCCAAATCCAAAAAGAAAGTTTAGACATTTCTTTTATATTCTAAGAACAGCCCGCAAACGtcgtgttgttgttattattataattataattattataattattataattattattattattattattattattattattataattattattattatcattattattattattattactattattattactattattattgttataatcatcATTAAAGAAACATCCGGAGTGGAAGgcatggtggtgatggtgggtcTTCTTAATCAGGCGCAGAAAGAAACTGACCGCCGGTACTGGACATCGGTGAAGCGTCGCGGCCGCGCAGCCTCATTTCACGCCGCACCTCACCCACAGCCTTCACTTCTAACCCTCCACATCTGCAGCTTCCTTCCTGTCTCCCCGACCGACTGTCAAACCTCGGAAGGATTCAGTCTTACCCCCTGGACGGAGCAGTCGCTCTTCTCATTGGGCATTCATGCACCTGTCGGACCGCTTGAGCTCCAGCTGCTTCTGATGTGAATCAGCCGAACGATTAACACACTGCGCATGCGCGAAAacactggaaaacaaacaccctCTCATCCGCCA of the Antennarius striatus isolate MH-2024 chromosome 14, ASM4005453v1, whole genome shotgun sequence genome contains:
- the nrsn1l gene encoding neurensin 1-like; this encodes MALCSEACTSSSGGESSGSEAGSSCLQFGVRSYLHHFYEECSSSMWERDPEDRGSPQSQRTILWWSSAVWKVSLGLGLLMLTAGIVSLSIGYSTPHKIESFGEGDLFFVDTEAISFNRGLHMSTGAGIALSCLGSALVVMGVVVWIFPKSNLKETLFHFTGEGEGKGEFGSRRKIPGDVVSKPPRVEEKIPVTLSRVETVQPTS